The Sphingomicrobium aestuariivivum DNA window CGAGATTGACGTCGAGGATGGCCATGTCGAAACCGCCCTTCTCGACCGCTGCCATCGCTTCCGCGACGCTTTCGCAAGACGCGGCCACCTGGTGGCCGAGCGCGTCGAGAAAGTCCTCGAGCATCATGGCGATGAGGGGCTCGTCCTCGACGACGAGAATGTTTCGCGGATGGGTCATCGACGTAGCGTTATCGCGCCGCGGGCGCGCCGCCAAGTCCAATCGTTACGCTATTGCTTGCCCTGCTCCTTGGCGAGCACCTCGCGCACCGCCTCGGCGAGCTCCTGCACCGAGAAGGGCTTGGGCAGGAAATCGACATTGTCGATGTCGATCGACTTCCTCAATTGCTCTTCTGCATAGCCGGACATGAAGAGGATCGGCAGGCCCGGACGATCCTTGCGCGCCTCGCGCCCCATCGTCGGCCCGTCCATCATCGGCATGACCACGTCGGAGACGAGGAGCGCGATATCCTGCTCCTCGTTTTCGAGGATCTCGAGTGCTTCCTCGCCATTGTTGGCGGTCAGCACGGTATAGCCGTGGCGGGTGAGCGCGCGCTCGGCCACCGTGCGGACCATCGGCTCGTCCTCGACGAGGAGGATGGTGCCCTGCCCCCACAGCTCTTCCTCATTCTCTTCCTTGGGCTTGGCGCCGGCGCGCGGCCGGTCGTCCTCGGCGACCTCGTGGACGGGAAGGTAGATGACGAAGCTGGTGCCCTCGCCGACCTTGGAATCGGCGAAGATGTAGCCCCCCGACTGCTTGACGATGCCGTAGACGGTCGAGAGCCCGAGGCCGGTGCCCTTGCCCACTTCCTTGGTCGTGAAGAAAGGCTCGAAGATCTTGCCGAGCACGGCGGGCGGGATGCCCGAGCCGGTGTCGGAGATGCTGAGCGCCGAATAGTCGGCGATGGGAAGGATCTCGCTGCCGAGGTCGGCGACCTGGTCGGCGCGCACCTTGTAGGTCTGGATGGTGAGGATGCCCCCGCCTTTCTCCATCATCGCGTCGCGCGCGTTGACGGCGAGGTTGACGATGACCTGTTCGAGCTGCCCGGGGTCGGCGCGCACGAGGCCGACGTCGCGGCCGTGCTTGACCTTGAGTTCGACCGTCTCGCCGAGGAGGCGCTTCAACAGGTGGCTAACCTCGGCGACCACGTCGGCGAGTTGGAGCACCTGCGGGCGCAGCGTCTGCTGGCGCGAGAAAGCGAGGAGCTGGCGCGTGAGGCCCGCGGCACGGTTGGAGTTCGACTTGATCTGCTGGATGTCGCCATAGTCGCTGTCGCCCGGCGTATGGCGCATCAGCATGAGGTCGCAGTGACCGATGATGGCGGTGAGGATGTTGTTGAAATCGTGCGCCACGCCGCCCGCGAGCTGGCCCACCGCCTGCATCTTGGTGGCCTGCGCGATCTGGCGCTTGAGCTTGGCCTCCTCGCTATTGTCCTTGAGGAGGAGGAGCACGGCGGCGTCGCCGATACCGCGGAGCCCCGCGACGGTCAGTGCGACAGGCTCCTTGGGGTTCTTCGACAGGCGCACCGCGATATCGCCCGACATGGCGGGGCCGCGGGCATGGCGGCGCACGGTGTCGGCGACGATCCCCTTGTCTTCCTTGACGACGAGGTCGCCCGGATAGGAGACGCGCGCCTCGCCCACCCCGCCCGCCTGGCGGAAGGCGGCGTTCATGGTGAGGAAGCGGCCGTCGCGGTCGACCAGTGCGAGGCCGAGCGGAAGGAGTTCGATCAGCGCCTGGACATTGTCGCTTGCCGCCGCG harbors:
- a CDS encoding hybrid sensor histidine kinase/response regulator, with product MLDRHAALAAEPLEPSQQWLGPVLAGAALASAAVLYFGEGDTGWAAGLFLFGAFLFGAVSLYQSRRPEAGAAALVPVAPTEEFALAGAALRLAADAAAVTDAEGRLLLANPRFDKRFSEHLQPFAAERADTHEALRSLALRDGAARDKLSLGDQKVDVDIVRVGAGTERLLLWRFPSASRPDRLQVSAQRVAGETGDRLAAAGVLAALIDDRGRLVAANRPFVQRALPEKATGTPTLADLLEQRDDGYLHLVEEGEVGTPLRGVHVPIDPSVDGGAGTLLLFEAREDGGIAAASDNVQALIELLPLGLALVDRDGRFLTMNAAFRQAGGVGEARVSYPGDLVVKEDKGIVADTVRRHARGPAMSGDIAVRLSKNPKEPVALTVAGLRGIGDAAVLLLLKDNSEEAKLKRQIAQATKMQAVGQLAGGVAHDFNNILTAIIGHCDLMLMRHTPGDSDYGDIQQIKSNSNRAAGLTRQLLAFSRQQTLRPQVLQLADVVAEVSHLLKRLLGETVELKVKHGRDVGLVRADPGQLEQVIVNLAVNARDAMMEKGGGILTIQTYKVRADQVADLGSEILPIADYSALSISDTGSGIPPAVLGKIFEPFFTTKEVGKGTGLGLSTVYGIVKQSGGYIFADSKVGEGTSFVIYLPVHEVAEDDRPRAGAKPKEENEEELWGQGTILLVEDEPMVRTVAERALTRHGYTVLTANNGEEALEILENEEQDIALLVSDVVMPMMDGPTMGREARKDRPGLPILFMSGYAEEQLRKSIDIDNVDFLPKPFSVQELAEAVREVLAKEQGKQ
- a CDS encoding response regulator, which encodes MTHPRNILVVEDEPLIAMMLEDFLDALGHQVAASCESVAEAMAAVEKGGFDMAILDVNLGGEPVWPVAEALRERGIPFALATGGHVTEPPADFLSTPTLAKPFTMDRVEPVIEATLAQ